The Arachis ipaensis cultivar K30076 chromosome B05, Araip1.1, whole genome shotgun sequence nucleotide sequence ttactattgccgctaaaatcttaaAACTTTTTTAATTATACTCACTCTTTTAGAAATAACAACCTAtcctttttctaaaatttcaaatttttaccaataattattattattgtacataatataaatatactaaaattaattattacaaaataaaatattttattaaaggtttaattactctgttggtccctatagtttcaccaaatttttaattaggtccctatactttttttcctttcaattggatCCCTATACTactataattttgtaattaagtccttcctagtataaaaaatattagaattaactgAATATTTATTCGCAAATTgaagatatttataattaaaaacttaattaaatctttgaccgcatgcattttggtaaaaatattatgttaattttaacatttttaacatgaaaaggacgtaattacaaaattaaaagcagtgtagggacccaattgaatggaaaaaaagtatagggacctaattaaaaatttggtgaaactatagggaccaacagagtaattaaacctttattaaattcaaaatatttatacAAAATTTTCTCTTGAAAAGTAATAAAACATAATACAAATTTAAACAACATAAATACTACAAGAAAAAAAGGATTTAAGAGTAAATCTACATTATATACACAAATTGTTGAGGCATGTAGGAATTGGAAGTCTTAGCCACAATCTCTTCATTCCCTTTGCAGGGTCTGTCAGAACCAACTCAGCCCCGAAAGCCAACAGAGTGATTCTCCTTTCGAGACTCATTGAAGCAGGCATTGTAATTTTGACCTTGTAACCCTTGGCTACGGCCATGAAAGCTAATCCGATGCCAGTATTTCTACTTGGTTCAATCAGAACACTCTTCAGCAAAATATGACAAGAGCCACATGCAGATAAGAAACAAATCAGATCATACATCTAAATAACCAATACTATCTTCCATCAATCCACATCCTAGCTAGTTCTGCATCTCAGTTTTAACAGAAAGTAATAAACAGTAACACCATTCAATCAAAGCTAAAATTACTTCCAAGCTTGAACAAATATCTTTATGTTATAGAAGCTTTTCACAGAACATGTATTTGAATTTGGGCTTACGTATATAGTTTGTTCCCTCATGATAACTGTATACGTCAGAATTAAAGTGATGGTAGtggaaaaaagaaagtaataaaataaTGCTCAGAAAAACTTTAGCAATCCCTTCTCCCTGCCCGACCCTTATTCATTGCACTCCCTGTAGCCAGATAAACCTATACAAGTTAACTATAAGAACTTGCTTTTTACAACCTAAAATTGTTGAAAAATGAGTGtatattattataaaaactaTGCAGATTAAAATATATGTGTAAATAAAGGACTACTTAGTGTTTGAAAACTTTaatttatacatataaaaaatttaaagaatccTAGAAAATATATAAAGCATACAACTAATAATATATGCCTTCATTACCATTATTATTGGACCAAGTGAAGCTTGAGGGACGATATCAGCTTGTGAGAAAGATGGAATTTGAAGAAAAGGATGTCACGGCCTTAACTCCTACGGCAAATTGGTAAGAGATTAGACACTCTCTTCTCTGTGGAGAAAAAAGAGGTTTTAATGACCTTGTTTCAACATGTCAATACGCATGTTTCAAAGCAGTAAAATGAAAAGCacttgtttttcttttaataGCAAGTGCTCAAATTTCAGAATAAATTGAATAAAAAGAGAACAAACTTACAAATACGAATTCCATCCCCAATCTTTTCCAACCGATGATGAGTACCCTACTCTGTTCAGGAGTTAACAATTAATCAATCATGCACTTCTActccaataaaaaaattaaaggcaAATAGGTGCTTATTATATAAACAGTGTATAGATTATTAGATCCCCCCATCTCCCCCAAAAACAGCTCCTTAGTTCGTCTTGATCATTTTCATACTGATCCAAATGACATGTCAAAGTAGGTAAATATATTGTctcctctctttttttcttcaCCCCTTTGTACACAGACAAGGCAGCCTATCCTTATCCAACAAAATTAAATTCTCCCATATGGGTTTCCTTTTGAAACAAAAAACCTGATGCTTGAAATTCAAAAGATAAATACTGAGAGAAAAGGTCAACTATAATAAGACAAGAGGGGAAGATACCTATGGAACCAAGGGCAATGCCAATGATAAGCAAGGCAACGGTGGTATAAGGGACTGGTGCATGCTATAATAAACTATTTTAAtgattaaattttcaatttaaggataaaaaaagaaaaagaggaaaaggaaTATCCTCCAATAATTAAATGAAGCAACAATATCAAGATTTGACAATAGTAGAGTAGATTCAATGAGCTCCATAGCACGTGATTTTGTAGTCTCAATCTGGTAATATCCCACAGCATACCAATAGCAAATCAATTAAGAGGGAAACAAATTgtcatgattaaaaaaattatgaacttAAAACATACCAATTACCAAAGAAGAAGTTTGTCTCCTCCAAGAAAGGCTCTTGGTTTTCATATCCATTGCAAAATCATTTACACTATTGACAATACCATTCACTGCAGCTAAGTCCTGCTTGGCATATCGGCAATCTTGTGTCACAAGTCAACGCGTGGTACGAATTTCTCTGTGAGACGTTGTTGCCTCTGAAGAATCACATTATTTCCAGGCGTATCAACAATTGTCATCTGTTTTAAAAAAGAATGTAAAATAATTACTCAGAGCACATACAATTAGATAGAATATATTATGTAAGTCTATAATATAAAAATTGTGATATTCGTACAGGACAAGGAAGAAACAGAACAGAATCAAGAAATTAACCGGCTTACTTCTTTCTCATTAGTAGTTGGAACAACTCCCTCTTTCAGGTATCTTTCCCCAAGAAGTGCATTAATCACCGTTGATTTACCGGAGTTGAATTCACCCTGAAATATATGAGAGAAAATGTATAATACCATGTCAAATAACTAATAGCATTCTGTAGGATTTGATTTCTATGTCTATCTGAAAAATCCATATAAAAGCTAGAAGAAACACGTCACTCAGCTAACCAAAAGCATTTTGCATTGTTCTATTTATAGGCAAAGCTCCAAATCAAATGAAGCAAAGCAAACGTGTTTGAAGTCTGCATAACAATTTTATTTCAAGTTTTGTTCATTTTAACTTCAATTACATAATAAACTAGTTAGCTATAGTAATAATAAACTTTCCTATTCAATTCAATCCTATATGCTACCTTTATATCTTTTACCTATTATTAGGATAAGAAACAATGATTTGcttttaagaattaaaataaaagtacaaAAGAATTATTACACACAGCAGCAGAGGATCAATTGAACATATAAATTAGGAATATATATAACACCTTATTCTTTCTTGTAATAAGCTTTTACATTTTCATGACTCAAACTATATTGCAAGACAAATATTAAGTTTACAAACAATTGAATAAAAATTTCATGATTACACAAACCCTAAAATTGAAACTTAACATACACTAAGATAGAGACTCAAAGGAATAAGCATAAATGTTTACCTTGATTTCCTTAGATGGATGAAGCATTTCGTCGAACAGGTCAGATGCATAAAGACACAAATACAAAAGTTCAACCAAAATACAATTTCAATAGACAATTTTTGGGCCAACAATTCTGACTCCTCCTTCTTCTCCAAGACTGAACCAAGCTCCTGCTTTGCAGCCTCCAACTGCTTCATGGCGCGGCCAAGCTCCGCTTCTAGCTGCCGTTGGTTTGACACCAGCTCAATGAAGGCAGTTTTGTGCTTCCTGAGATCAGAGGAGTGTTCCTGAGCTTCAAGCTTAACAGATTCTCTCAATTCTTCTGCTTCCCTTTCAGCCTTTACAAGATTTTCCTCCAACTCCTTCCTCTTCTGCTCCCCTTCTTGAATCACTTTGTCCCTGGACTCCAGCAAATCCTCTATTTCCTTCAATTTCTGGCTCATTTCAGAGACAACCtcatcctttttcttttcaaacactCTCAGCTCATTCATCAGTGCCCCAATGTGCTCCCGAAGTTTTCGCCTTTCTTGCAACCAACTCTGCTCCTGTGTAGCAAAGATCCCCACAACTTTCTCATTGGCCTTTGCATCCTCATGCCTCATCTTCTTGAGATTCTCAATCTCCCTCTCAGCATTCCTAAGCTTGAAGACCTATATTCTTCCCCATCCGAAATCCCTTTCTGAACCTTCCACACAATCAACCCAAGTACCTGTGCACTCCCTTGGAGTATGCTGTCACGAATTTCACTCCATTTTTCAACCTCAACATGTGGTTTTGTGAGTGCTTGGAGTGCAAAAAACGCACAAGAAACACCAAAATACATAGGATACATAATATCAGTGTCACTCTTCTTGTCATACCCAAATCTATTATCCAAGACAGAGAATCCCTTATCCTCTGCCATTACTAATTACTATAATGGGGTTTTGGTTCTCCTTTGCCTCTCTGCAACTGTGAAAAGAAAAAAACCAATAAGAAAACAACTATAATTAATGAAACTGAGTCCTACATTACATTAAAACTCACATGATTTTTGGCCATAGATAGATCCCAATTGATTCAATAATGATAGACATATTTGACAGTACAATAATTGAGTTTAAAACAGCAGATGCCTAATGAAAATGATGGGAGACATTAGTGTGTGTCTAAAGCAATAGTTTCCTTAACACAGGATTCAAGAATGATCTTACTTACATATTTTCTCCCCTTCTGAAACTGCAACTAGGCCTAGAAAAAGTACTTGACTGGATCAGTTAAGTCCACAAGTCACACCAAACAGAAAAACTCATGTATATTTCATCTGGACTTTGCATGATTCAATTAATGGTGCACTTTTTTGGAGGGTTAAATTGACTCTGATCATCAATCTTGAGTTAATAAGAAGGGAAAGGTGTCACATGTTGTCACTTCACTCTTCTTTAAATCCTCATTATTCTGTTCTCCACTTTCatttacaaaaataattataattatttatattaattaaaatttcaaaCTCAGACACAGGGGTGTTATAAGTCATAGCAATATTAGGGACTACAATATATATAATGCAAGGACACTGTAGATCACTGCAAAAAGAATTAAGTGGGACTATGTAATTGGACTCAAAAACTATCTATTCTTCACTTTTTATCAAGgtcataattttttttaccatTGACAGAGACGGCTACATACAATAAGATAGCATTAGCCAAGAGCTTGGAGAACATATAAAATACAGAGCAAGAATGAAATTCAAAACTGATAACAAACAAAACAGTAACCAATAGAGGAGGAGATTATAGATTAACAGAATACAAGAAACAAGGCTGGAATTAATATGTTCCAAAGTGAATATCCCCTACCAAAGTGAATATCCCCTGCCTTAATATGTTCTTTTGCCTGAAGGACTGTCTCCTTATATGCTTCAGGTGCCATGGTTGACATCTTTAAAGGAGGACCGAAATGGTGAGTATGCAAATTCACTGAGCCTCAAGCCAGCCTCACACTAGCAAAtccaaatttcaaattaatttctcCTGGAGCATAAAAATCGGCGCATGATGATATGCAAGAATGGATTAGTTAGCATGAATCacataaaccctagaaaatgaGAATTTCTCAAATAAGGAACCACAATTGAATAAGAGATGGATGAAAAGGTTACTGAGGTGCGAACTGAAACTAGAGATCATAATGTATGACAGAGGCGGCGATAGAAACCACCACACGAGGCTACAAGCCATCGACAGAGACTGTGACATGAACTAGCGACAACCAACGCAGATTGAGGATGAGGTGGTGGTAGCCAATAATGTTACTTGAGTCGTTCGGTGTAGAACTTGGtgtgaggaagaggaagagatggCGGCAACGGTGAAGTGAAGAGGTTGCGATAGCAAAGTGAGGTGATGGAGGCACTGATACAGTAAAGAGGGATGAAATGTGAGAAATGAGAAAATGGCTTCAACGGTGAAAGTGATATTCTTACTACAGGCAAAGTTAATAATTAGTTAGTGGCCATTTATGTAATTGCCGTTACAAATGAAGTATTAAAGGCAATTATTTATTTGCCGGGAAAAAAGTCATTTAACAAGAGAAATTATGGCTATATTAACATGGCCGCTAAATATTTGTCGGTAAAGATTAAATTTTTTGtagtgagaaccggaggttcttagtatggtaatagtacccacatatctaacatgtaatgtcctgggaaagccgaaggcaatcctagaacttccaccagataaatcaaagcttataaatagactaaaccataaatggcaactgactaaagatcttcagtctaactaacattcccctttccaaatcctgcagacctcccaaccaccagcagtaaCATAATATGGCAAACATAATTATATCAGACAAGGAGATATACAAATAGAAAGCAGATATAACATTTAGATAATTAACAGGTAATATACAGTCAATTAGGCAATTCTAAACAATTCACATAATATGCATacgatgaatgcctgtcctaatggctgatgagtctcatctgtcggttataaagccaaccagACAAGttttggtagctaaccattggactgtccctctgtcgcacatccctaactcgagttatactcaatcataaatcataaatcatatccaacaccctcactggtgtatattcacgggggcgaccTCATCCAAAACTTttagtgtccggccacacttacgacatagggtcagcagagtatcgagtctccacctggagcacatggtggctagccactgctttcttccaggaaaactcgtatcccAGATAGTGGAAGTgtaacattcacatttcattcaatacgcatatatgcaatcatacttagccataattcaataatagCTCAGCCATAACTCGGCAATATCTCAGCCCTTTGGCTcataatacaatccataaccagccaattcattagcaattacagcccttcggctcatggcatacacagCACTTCCACAATCATCCTCCGTGTCTCATACAATGATCCttaatcatcattcatcattaaaTCTCCCCTTACTTCATCCACAACTTACCACATTTCCTAGCTCCTCTTtattgctaggcatatcacaaGGATTTAAGACATAATaagtgagatcggaggcttagaagtctaaAATTTGGCTTTAAATactcaaaaattaattttgggatgaaaacagggtcacgcgtgcgcgtcgcccacgcgcacgcgtggaaggcagCAAGAtacagtgacgcgtacgtgtctcccacgcgcacacgtggatgtgAGAAAAGCCAAGTGACACCtgtgcgtcagccacgcgtacgcgtgggtgcgttttgtgccccaggcacaaaactggccgGCACAACTCTCGAGAATTTTGACTGGGCAACTGTTTTAgctcatcgacgcgtgcgcgtcggtcacgcatatgcgtgggtgtgcgttctgccaaaaattttactaagttaaaaatttgcagaattcacagttttaaaccccaatcttccgacgggcataacttctccatttcaaatcatttttcacccgttcttcaaataaacatctcggatccaatttcatttctaaacaagtttggcaTAAATCGGGGATCCGGAGTCCAAGTTATgctccgtcaaagtatgcccaaaagccacattttcatacaaaaccacaaagtgctattttcaaaacaaaccaattccaaccctttttaaaatcaaccaaaacataccaaaaatcaacctcaagcctcctcaactcatacatgAACATTTTTACCAAATCATAACCTACAAATCCATCATTTTAACCATTCTCAACCAAGTAACTCAACTTCAAAACACAATATCATATTATACATATTTTCTCATCCCAATTCCCAACAATAcgatttccaatcaaccatcaatacACACAATAAATATCACCCTCACCATCAATATGGCTTCAcccacaattcaacctcaatcaatcattaagcatatatcaaaacatgcatatctctcataCATTCTCCCATCAAAACATCAATATTCATCAATCACATATATAACCACATAatttatctcaaccattcaacaatatCAACCCTTCAAAGCCTATTTTAGGGCctttagcctaagttttcacaccacattacattttagatacaggaaaccgagaccataccttagccgcttTTCTGCTTAACCCGAAACACTTCCAAATCACCTTTCCACAAACTCTCAAAACTTCAACACCTCCAAAAACATATTTTTAGCACACCAAAACCCTTTTCCAAActttccaaaatctcaatcaagctccaacACACATATAAACACTTCCCAACCACAATTATCACAttcaaacacaacaactcaatacccaaacatcataaaccCACAAAtttcactagggttgagaatcttaccacacccaaggatcAAGGAGATAAGATTACTTTTCTCTTTCAAGCTAGTTAGGtcttataacatcaaagagcccaaaatctcaacactttttccCATTAAATTCGAATTTAAGGTTGAGAAAACTGGACTAATTTCGTAGTTTACCTCAAAAACAAAGtagtggattttgtagagctcatCATGGTGAACACGTGGCCGCAAACAGTGTGgtaatcggagctccggatcaaaagttatggtggtttgaagatcaaacaagggTAGAACTTTGAGAGAGTGTTCTCCCCCCCCCCCTTCTttctccatttcagcgtgttcttaggtttagtgaggagagagagtgcttttttagggttttaggtttagtttggttgggccaagggcccaatatgggtccggttggcccgattTGGCCCATTCgatccaatcttgggccgatttctataaaattggtatcgaaattctcgttt carries:
- the LOC107644077 gene encoding polyamine-modulated factor 1-binding protein 1-like; this encodes MRHEDAKANEKVVGIFATQEQSWLQERRKLREHIGALMNELRVFEKKKDEVVSEMSQKLKEIEDLLESRDKVIQEGEQKRKELEENLVKAEREAEELRESVKLEAQEHSSDLRKHKTAFIELVSNQRQLEAELGRAMKQLEAAKQELGSVLEKKEESELLAQKLSIEIVFWLNFCICVFMHLTCSTKCFIHLRKSRVNSTPVNQR